From a region of the Alphaproteobacteria bacterium genome:
- a CDS encoding EamA family transporter: protein MAIGIPILFSILSMIGLTVLGNLLMKLGADHGVKVFGFFSWMTILGMFIFGLGAIIYAWLLQKMPLNVVQVFLSLQYVAVIIASYYILSEPISALKWFGISLIFVGFLVASRA, encoded by the coding sequence ATGGCTATAGGTATCCCGATTCTGTTTTCTATTTTATCTATGATTGGACTGACAGTTCTGGGCAATCTTTTGATGAAACTAGGGGCTGATCATGGCGTTAAAGTTTTTGGATTTTTCAGTTGGATGACCATATTGGGTATGTTCATTTTTGGATTGGGAGCCATTATATATGCTTGGCTTTTGCAAAAAATGCCTCTAAATGTGGTTCAAGTGTTTTTGTCACTCCAGTATGTAGCTGTGATTATAGCGTCATACTACATTTTATCTGAACCCATATCTGCCTTAAAATGGTTTGGCATTTCTCTTATTTTTGTAGGATTTCTCGTTGCATCTCGGGCATGA